A genomic window from Silene latifolia isolate original U9 population chromosome 11, ASM4854445v1, whole genome shotgun sequence includes:
- the LOC141614246 gene encoding uncharacterized protein LOC141614246, with product MVQDMIEKVLLIPKKMKVAQDQQKSYADLHRRHIEFQFIGPYEILDRVGEIAYRLALPPALDLVDNVFHVSQLWKYISDPSHVLEVEIIDLDEALIYVEVPKEILSCKVRKTRNGETTLLKVLWSNHNVEEATWELEEAMKERYPHLFD from the exons ATGGTacaagacatgattgaaaaagTTCTCTTGATTCCTAAAAAGATGAAAGTAGCGCAagaccaacaaaagagctatgcagatttacatcgtcgtCATATTGAGTTTCAG TTTATtggcccttatgagattttggatagaGTGGGTGAAATAGCTTATAgactagctttgccaccagctttggatctcGTTGATAATGTATTTCATGTGTCACAACTctggaagtacattagtgacccgtCTCACGTACTAGAGGTAGAGATAATTGATCTAGATGAAGCACTCATTTATGTTGAAGTGCCTAAGGAAATCTTGAGTTGCAAGGTacgtaagacaaggaatggtgagactaCGTTACTCAAAGTGTTATGGTCTAACCATAATGTGGAAGAAGCCACATGGGAGCTGGAAGAGGCAATGAAGGAGCGTTATCCACATCTCTTTGAttag